Genomic DNA from Peribacillus sp. FSL H8-0477:
AGAAACCTTTGGAATATTTAATATGTCCTGTTCTATGTTCGTTTCAATTTCTGTAAGTATACCTTCAGGCCTTAGAGGGGATTTCCCAAGTCTTTTCAACATGCTTAACAGCGGTTGAGACTGATGGATTTTCCGCAGAAGTTTTGCAACTGGTTCTTTATCCATTTCAGCTTGCTTAAGCTCTCTGCCATTCAACCAGTGCTGAGCCGTAATGACATCCCCATTCTCCAGGCGTCTTGTCCACATTAACTTAGGAACAATTCCCTCCGCAGACAGAACAGCCAAAAATGGCGAAGAGTTACGTTTCAGGAAAAGTTTCTGTTGGTCATTTACAGCAATGAAGGCTTCTCCTGTTGCCCCTCCAGCGGGATAAACATCCCACCCCTCACCTAATATATCTTCCAAATGGTTCACCTTCAATTTCCTCACTTAATACGATCAAGCACTTTTGAATCAGCACAGAATATAAACAGTCGTACTCCAAACAATCTATTATAATGAACTTGATAAATTTCCTTAAGAATAAAAAAGACAGCTATTGAGCATTTAACAATAGCTATCTTATTAAATTTTAGTTAAAAGCCTTTCTTACGTCAAGTAGTATCCGACAATCTTCTACGAAATACTACCTAATATAGGCAAAAATGATAACAAAACCCTTTTATTTGGTAACGGAAGCGTTTTATTGGTTATAATATTCTTTTAATCGTTATCTATCTTTTTTGACATACGTGTAAATCACGCTCTGCCACTTGAATAGTTACACTTGTGCTACCAACGAATTCTCCATCAGCCTGTATTTTCACTGAATCAATGGAGTGAATCCGTATTGTCTTCCCAGTGAACATATCCACGTGTTTAATCCGAAGATGTCCTCCCCAATAAACGGAGATAAATACGAGGAGCAATTTAAGAGGGGAAATCGTATGTACAGCCAGCACCTCAAACTTGCCATCATTGGTCTTTGACGCTGGCGAGATGTTCATGCCGCCGCCAAAAAATGATTGATTCGCCACCACAATAAACCATACATTTTTAAAATAGAAGTCCTTTCCATCGATACTGATTTCCATATCGCTTCTCTTATAGGTAATCACTTTTTTAATAAATGTATAGATATATGCAAGTTTCCCTGCCTTGAAAATATTAAACCATTTTTTAATCTTTGATTGATTCATGGCATAGATGACTTCGGCATCAATGCCTATCCCAATACTATTTACAAAATGTCTCTGTTCACCGTCAATCATAAACTCACCTATATCCACAGCTGCTTGGGAAGATTCAGCTTGGGCTATAAGGTCTAGTGCTTCTTTAACATTTTTCGTCTTTTGAATACCTCTTACAAAGTCATTTCCTGATCCTGCCGGGATACTAGTAATAACTGCATGAGGGAATCCTTGCGCACCATTAATGACCTCATGAAGGGTTCCATCGCCTCCTACAGAAACGAGCAGCGTCCGATATGTTGTTTTCTGTAGAATATCTCTAACGATAGACTCTGCATGTCCCTTCTGTTCGGTATAAAAAACGGTGTGCGGTATGTTTAGACTGCTTTCTATTTTCCCCCAGAGCTTTTGGCTGCGTTCATTCTTGGCAGCTGGATTTACAATAAAATAAATCCGATTGATCGCCAGTCTTTCTCCTTCTTGATTCAAACTATTATGTTCTGTAATCATCTTCTGCTTCTCCATCTATTTCAGTTTCCCATTCTACTCGGCTGCTAGAAGTTGTTTGGCAATAATCAAGCAGTGCCTGTGCGGTCTTTAGTTGCTGATGCTTTAAAGGGGATCCTGCATTTCTCATTTTTTTAAACCAAGCTGGAAAGCTTCGTTTATCAACTATTTCTATATCATAAGGTGATTGTGGATAATCTATATACCCATTTCGAGATAATATGACTTTATGTATGGGAAGCGGCGATTCATAGATTGAACCTATCCTTTTAACAATTTTACCCATTCTGTTTACAGAAAGCATCGGATTTAACACTTTTTTATCGGAATGTAAATGATGCTTACGGAGCCAAAACCGATCACTTGAGCCCATAAAGGCCGCATCATCACCATCTTCTAAGAAAGCGATACACCAGACTTCTGTAGGAGTGACAATAATCACCTCTCCTTCGACAGGGGCATTTTTTAATAAAAAAATGGGTTTATACAGAATCAAGCATGTATCAGGAAAACGCTGTAAAAAGAAGCGCAGCTTTTCATCGAGAAAAAAGGTCTGGTTAATATACGATTTTTCTTGAATCGTTGAACTTCCCCATTTTAATTGAAAACGAATAAGTTGATTTAAATAGGTCTGTTTAAGTTCCTCTAAACTATTTGGCGTAGAAGAGAAACGTAATGAAAATTCTTTTCTTTCCATAACAGGAAGTGCTTCTAGTTCAGTCACCTCAGATTTCGCCTGACGGCTGAACATTTTTTTCAGCTTAGTACCAAACCTATTCTTCCCTTCCTGCCAAACTTCTGCTTGTATGTCTTCGGGCTGATTGCCATAAAGGGTCTCAAGTTCCCCAGCTAAAAAAGCTGTCTTTAACTTCTCCCATTGCTGTTGCTTTAAACGTACAAACTGCAGGGGATAACGATAAATGTCCTGTTCATATCTTGAAATGTAATCCTGCAGTTTAATGAGCTGTCCCATTCAACTCATCCCCCCTAAATTTTATGTATTAGGTCGTAAATAAATGGTCTCTATTGATTCGTAAGAAGGAGAGACACCTAAATGTGTTTGATATAAACTAACCTTAGTTGCAGTAAAATCTGCTGTCTGTTTACTATCGGCTGTATGTTGCAAACTCTCAAGAGAAAACTGTTCGCCTGTATATTTTCTTGCTAGTGTTATATGTGGTGTAAAGGGTTTTTTATCCAGTTTAAATCCAGCTGTTATACATGCATCATAGACTTTTTGCTGAATCGTCCTCAGCTTTTCAGATTCTTCTATACCTGCCCAAAGAATTCGTGGACTTTTCTTGTCTCCAAATATCCCTGCGCCATCCAGTGTGAGTTCAAAGCTGGTTTCATTCTTCAAGCTGCTTTCGACAAGACGGACTGCCTCCTGTCTTTGAGTGTCTGAAGCATTCCCAAGAAAAGCAAGTGTAATATGATAATCATCGCGATGAAGCCACTTTTTAAAAGGAAAATCCTTTTGTAATTTCTGAGATTGTAAATGAAGTTCTTCCTTCATTTGTTCAGGCAAGGTAAGAGCAAAGAAGAAATGCGCAGCTGAATTCATAAATAAACAAATCCTTTCTTTACCATTTCCTTTAATAGTATCACAAAGTACTTAATTTCAAAAAAAACGAAACAGCTCTTGCCTTAACTAGGCAAGAGCATTTCATTATAGTAGATTATATTCGACCACACTGCGTTTCAATTTCTTGGTGAAACAACTGCTGAAGTCTTTTGGTTATTGGTCCTGGTTCCCCGGCTCCGATTGCTTTTCCATCAATTAATGTAATGGGAGTAATT
This window encodes:
- a CDS encoding phosphotransferase family protein, translated to MEDILGEGWDVYPAGGATGEAFIAVNDQQKLFLKRNSSPFLAVLSAEGIVPKLMWTRRLENGDVITAQHWLNGRELKQAEMDKEPVAKLLRKIHQSQPLLSMLKRLGKSPLRPEGILTEIETNIEQDILNIPKVSQAFSFLRENLLLIESNETAVCHCDINHNNWLLTDAGKLYLIDWDGAMIADPAIDLGSLLYTYVPRENWSDWLERYGLSLDAGLEMRMKWHAISQLLSFIQWHKSKNRLEEMAALLERLGYVLES
- a CDS encoding diacylglycerol/lipid kinase family protein, yielding MITEHNSLNQEGERLAINRIYFIVNPAAKNERSQKLWGKIESSLNIPHTVFYTEQKGHAESIVRDILQKTTYRTLLVSVGGDGTLHEVINGAQGFPHAVITSIPAGSGNDFVRGIQKTKNVKEALDLIAQAESSQAAVDIGEFMIDGEQRHFVNSIGIGIDAEVIYAMNQSKIKKWFNIFKAGKLAYIYTFIKKVITYKRSDMEISIDGKDFYFKNVWFIVVANQSFFGGGMNISPASKTNDGKFEVLAVHTISPLKLLLVFISVYWGGHLRIKHVDMFTGKTIRIHSIDSVKIQADGEFVGSTSVTIQVAERDLHVCQKR
- a CDS encoding NERD domain-containing protein; this encodes MGQLIKLQDYISRYEQDIYRYPLQFVRLKQQQWEKLKTAFLAGELETLYGNQPEDIQAEVWQEGKNRFGTKLKKMFSRQAKSEVTELEALPVMERKEFSLRFSSTPNSLEELKQTYLNQLIRFQLKWGSSTIQEKSYINQTFFLDEKLRFFLQRFPDTCLILYKPIFLLKNAPVEGEVIIVTPTEVWCIAFLEDGDDAAFMGSSDRFWLRKHHLHSDKKVLNPMLSVNRMGKIVKRIGSIYESPLPIHKVILSRNGYIDYPQSPYDIEIVDKRSFPAWFKKMRNAGSPLKHQQLKTAQALLDYCQTTSSSRVEWETEIDGEAEDDYRT
- the thpR gene encoding RNA 2',3'-cyclic phosphodiesterase translates to MNSAAHFFFALTLPEQMKEELHLQSQKLQKDFPFKKWLHRDDYHITLAFLGNASDTQRQEAVRLVESSLKNETSFELTLDGAGIFGDKKSPRILWAGIEESEKLRTIQQKVYDACITAGFKLDKKPFTPHITLARKYTGEQFSLESLQHTADSKQTADFTATKVSLYQTHLGVSPSYESIETIYLRPNT